In the Populus nigra chromosome 2, ddPopNigr1.1, whole genome shotgun sequence genome, CATTATCAAAAGGCAGCCATCTGCTGTTCTGGACAGGGAACAAGAAGTCCAGAAGTTTCCACAGCCCTCTCCTGAGAACCTGGTTCTTTATTATAAGGATCCTCAGGGTGAAATTCAAGGTCCCTCTTCTGGCAGTGATATCATTGGATGGTTTGAGGCTGGGTTTTTTGGCATTTATTTGCAAGTTCGGCTGGCAAATGCATCTAAGGACTCACCCTTTTTATTGCTTGGTGATGTCATGCCTCATTTGCGAGCCAAGGCTAGGCCACCACCTGGTTTTTCCGGGACGAAACTGAATGAATTCACAGACACATCTAGCAGGACAAACACTAGCAGCTTCGGAAACATGCATTCTAGCTTAAACGAGCTcaatattataagaaatgatTCAAGGTCTAAACCAGGTTCAACAACAGAAACTGAAAACCGATTCTTGGAGTCACTGATGGCTGCTACCATGAGTGCTTCATCCCAAGGTTCGGTTACCCCTGGctcattttcatatttaatgaATAAAGTGTGTTTTATTTGAGCAGTTCTATGCTTCGGtcattttctcttaattttttaaattaaaggttGTTTAAAAGTggtaatagttgtttttaaaaatattttttatttaaaaatatattaaaataatatttttttaaaaaaaatcattttaatatcaacatattaaaataatctaaaaatataaaaaaaattaatttaaataaaaaattaaaaaattttaattatttcaaaagtatttttaaaatataaaaacaaataatctcgTAGTCATCATCTCGTAGCATTTCTATGTAAttttgatgtttatgttttctttGTAGATTCCCAGGGATTTACTGAGAATAGTTCTGGTGATGTGCCGCCATTGGGAGTTGATGGTGGGACTGATCTACACCTGTTGGCAAAGAAAATGGCACTTGAACGGCAAAGATCATTACCCAGTCCTTATCCATATTGGCCAGGAAGAGATGCTCCATCTATGGTTTCAAAGTCAGCAGTTCAGTACTCAGACTCCCCGATGCAACATGCAAAACTCCTATCCTCGTTGGCTGACAATCCATATCAGCCTCCTCTTCTCAAAATGCTGATCTGATGTCCATTCTTCAAGGCCTATCTGACAGACCTGCCTCTGGCATAAATAATGGTGTTGCTGGTTGGTCAAGTTTTCCTTTTCAGGGCAGCTTGGATCTACTTCAGGACAAGATTGACTTGCATCATGCTCAGAATTTTCCTCCACAAGCACTCTTTGGGCAACAACATAGATTGCAGCCACAGAACCCACCTTTAACAAACCTACTTGGTCAAGCTATAGATAACACATCTGGTATTATGACACCTGAAAAATTGTTGTACTCAACATCTTGCAACAGCAGTACTTGCTGCAGTCACATTCCCAGGTTCCTCTTGCAACACCGCAGCTTTCAGTGTTGGATAAGCTTTTGTTACTCAAGCAGCAGCAGAAACAGGAGGAGCATCAACAGTTGTTGCGGCAACAGCAGTTACTATCCCAGGTTATGTCAGAGCTCCATTCTCATCAGCGTTTTGGTGAGCCATCTTATGGACAGTTACAGATTGCTGCAATAGCTACAGAAAATGCATTGGATCCTTCACGGCTTCAACCATCCAAAGAATTGTTTCCAATGGGTCTACAGTTGCCAGTTTCAAATGTGCAAGATGAACACACTACCAGTTTCATGAATTTGCCGCCTCAAGTTAATCCAGATGTAACTTGTAATGTCAATTCAGAAACATCTTCTCTTCATCTTCCACATCAAGTGTTTGGGAATGCCAATCTTCAAAAAGCTGGAGTACAATTCCTGGAAAAATAAGTGAAATCCATCAGAAAGATTCTTTGCCAGCATCACCATTTGTTGATAGCTCGCCCTTGCCACGGCTGATGAAAAAATCTACACAGAAGTCTTCTCTTGCACCCGAACCTGTCCTCTCTGCTGACTTCCATGCCCCTCTTTTGCCGGACCATACATCAGAAGTCCCTTGGAGAACTGAAGAAAGTGCAAAGGTTTTGGTATCGGAGGGTACTGCAGATTTTGTTCATCAGAATTCTCATGGAGTCTCTGATCC is a window encoding:
- the LOC133682942 gene encoding protein ESSENTIAL FOR POTEXVIRUS ACCUMULATION 1-like yields the protein MENSSTRNYEARRAPSDCWAESNSKETNYDQRRESKWNTRWGPDDKDTDGLCEKWIDSGRDGDIPFGKDEREDDHYQPWRSNSSQVRGREVSPHHRTPTPNKQVPTFSYSRERGENTSTFSLGRGRFSSSGISMSNISSNSQYSGAISDKGESGTLRYSRTKFLDEYRMTDMKSRQLSNGYVQVPSLTLEETCEPLEVVLKGIDKGGMVSSGAPQISKEGSLGWNSTDYSHPRRAKLGSREDVPHSFDDGKDESHDNSMGCHGTYSDGFSHERKTPYQGSSSKLEMTQEHIMYPDNKSPKLKSTIRETSPYKKADEMPISRELVLEGNTSSNSGTPWRAPSLVEQLNTVSHDWRDASGDFRSRAIGMRRSKKTDEDPIIKRQPSAVLDREQEVQKFPQPSPENLVLYYKDPQGEIQGPSSGSDIIGWFEAGFFGIYLQVRLANASKDSPFLLLGDVMPHLRAKARPPPGFSGTKLNEFTDTSSRTNTSSFGNMHSSLNELNIIRNDSRSKPGSTTETENRFLESLMAATMSASSQDSQGFTENSSGDVPPLGVDGGTDLHLLAKKMALERQRSLPSPYPYWPGRDAPSMVSKSAVQPASGINNGVAGWSSFPFQGSLDLLQDKIDLHHAQNFPPQSHSQVPLATPQLSVLDKLLLLKQQQKQEEHQQLLRQQQLLSQVMSELHSHQRFGEPSYGQLQIAAIATENALDPSRLQPSKELFPMGLQLPVSNVQDEHTTSFMNLPPQVNPDVTCNVNSETSSLHLPHQVFGNANLQKAGVQFLEK